The Petropleomorpha daqingensis genome includes a window with the following:
- a CDS encoding PP2C family protein-serine/threonine phosphatase: MAPPSAGEEQQRSVLVEAYRHADLTLEQLWSRYFALGGNLDLLDVEAFLAGLVPAPPHECDILAHTVNERLDELRWQRRVPYSHPIRQRRPATGPLAALVHLLEASRTAPPERLAALAAGAGRSMDVDVVVHLVDHDQRQLRRLSPAGRPEPSPTAIEGTLPGRVFQAARLLPPEADPPRLWLPLLDGTDRLGVLEVGVRNAGDLYDPALREQCSWLAALLGHLLAAMGPYGDVLERARRTEHRSASAELIWQQLPPLTASTGAFTLAGMLEPCYEVGGDAFDYALAEHAVSLAVFDAMGHGLPAGLMAAAALAGYRAARRAGCSLEDQARAVDDVVAAHFSGSAFVTGVLAELDVASGRLRYVGAGHPPPLVLRGGKVVRALEGGRRTPFGLASGVLAVGEEVLQPGDWLVLYTDGVTEARDPSGREFGEARLVEYLRRAAAADQPPPETVRRLTRAVLAHQRGVLQDDASILLAAWGRDRTV, translated from the coding sequence ATGGCCCCACCGTCCGCCGGGGAGGAGCAGCAGCGCAGCGTGCTGGTCGAGGCCTACCGGCACGCCGACCTGACCCTCGAGCAGCTGTGGTCCCGCTACTTCGCGCTGGGCGGCAACCTCGACCTGCTCGACGTCGAGGCCTTCCTCGCCGGGCTGGTACCGGCGCCGCCGCACGAGTGCGACATCCTGGCGCACACGGTCAACGAGCGGCTCGACGAGCTGCGCTGGCAACGTCGGGTGCCCTACAGCCACCCGATCCGCCAGCGCCGGCCGGCCACCGGCCCGCTCGCCGCCCTCGTGCACCTGCTCGAGGCCTCGCGGACCGCACCGCCGGAGCGACTGGCCGCGCTCGCCGCCGGGGCCGGGCGGTCCATGGACGTCGACGTCGTCGTCCACCTGGTCGACCACGACCAGCGCCAGCTGCGCCGTCTGTCCCCGGCCGGCCGGCCGGAACCGTCCCCCACGGCGATCGAGGGCACGCTGCCCGGCCGGGTGTTCCAGGCCGCGCGGCTGCTCCCGCCGGAGGCCGACCCGCCGCGGCTGTGGCTTCCGCTGCTCGACGGCACCGACCGGCTCGGGGTGCTCGAGGTCGGCGTGCGCAACGCCGGCGACCTCTACGACCCGGCGCTGCGCGAGCAGTGCTCGTGGCTGGCCGCGCTGCTGGGGCACCTGCTCGCCGCGATGGGCCCGTACGGCGACGTGCTGGAGCGGGCGCGCCGCACCGAGCACCGGTCGGCCTCGGCCGAGCTGATCTGGCAGCAGCTGCCGCCGCTGACCGCCTCCACCGGCGCGTTCACGCTGGCCGGGATGCTGGAGCCCTGCTACGAGGTGGGCGGGGACGCCTTCGACTACGCCCTGGCCGAGCACGCCGTCTCGCTGGCGGTGTTCGACGCGATGGGCCACGGGCTGCCCGCCGGGCTGATGGCCGCCGCCGCGCTCGCCGGCTACCGGGCCGCCCGGCGGGCCGGGTGCAGCCTCGAGGACCAGGCGCGCGCGGTGGACGACGTGGTCGCCGCTCACTTCTCCGGCAGCGCGTTCGTCACCGGTGTCCTCGCCGAGCTGGACGTCGCCAGCGGCCGGCTGCGCTACGTCGGCGCGGGGCACCCGCCGCCGCTGGTGCTGCGCGGCGGCAAGGTGGTCCGCGCGCTCGAGGGCGGCCGGCGGACGCCGTTCGGACTGGCCTCGGGGGTGCTCGCGGTCGGTGAGGAGGTGCTGCAGCCGGGTGACTGGCTCGTGCTCTACACCGACGGGGTCACCGAGGCCCGCGACCCGTCCGGCCGGGAGTTCGGCGAGGCCCGCCTGGTGGAGTACCTGCGCCGGGCGGCGGCCGCCGACCAGCCGCCGCCGGAGACGGTGCGCCGGCTGACCCGGGCGGTGCTCGCCCACCAGCGCGGCGTGCTCCAGGACGACGCGAGCATCCTGCTGGCCGCCTGGGGCCGCGACCGCACCGTGTGA
- a CDS encoding Rieske (2Fe-2S) protein, protein MSVLEQSTAAGVRAWTVGRVEDVPLGEGRAFVAGETPVAVFRLRDGSLHATQAACPHAGGPLADGQTDASVLVCPLHLYAFRWRDGGCTSSELTLRTYPVRDVDDALVVDL, encoded by the coding sequence ATGAGCGTGCTCGAGCAGTCCACCGCCGCCGGCGTCCGGGCCTGGACCGTCGGGCGGGTCGAGGACGTCCCGCTCGGCGAGGGCCGGGCGTTCGTCGCCGGGGAGACGCCGGTGGCCGTCTTCCGGCTGCGCGACGGGTCGCTGCACGCGACGCAGGCCGCCTGCCCGCACGCCGGCGGCCCGCTGGCCGACGGGCAGACCGACGCGTCGGTGCTGGTCTGCCCGCTGCACCTCTACGCGTTCCGCTGGCGCGACGGCGGCTGCACGTCGTCCGAGCTGACCCTCCGCACCTACCCCGTCCGCGACGTCGACGACGCCCTCGTCGTCGACCTCTAG
- a CDS encoding DUF2000 domain-containing protein, with the protein METEPGPPWSTKIAVVLREGLLPWQELNVTAFLAGAIAGAVPELMGKPYVDGDGTAYLAMFRQPVLVLTGDGAVLQQARAKALQRGLPLALFTADLFATGGDDENRAAVASVTGPDLDLVGIALHGPKNAVDKVVKGARMHP; encoded by the coding sequence ATGGAGACCGAGCCGGGCCCGCCCTGGAGCACCAAGATCGCCGTCGTCCTGCGCGAGGGGCTGCTGCCGTGGCAGGAGCTCAACGTCACCGCGTTCCTGGCCGGCGCGATCGCCGGCGCGGTGCCCGAGCTGATGGGCAAGCCGTACGTCGACGGCGACGGGACGGCGTACCTGGCGATGTTCCGCCAGCCGGTGCTCGTGCTCACCGGCGACGGCGCGGTGCTGCAGCAGGCGCGCGCGAAGGCCCTGCAGCGGGGGCTGCCGCTGGCCCTGTTCACCGCGGACCTGTTCGCCACCGGCGGCGACGACGAGAACCGCGCCGCCGTCGCCTCCGTGACCGGGCCCGACCTCGACCTCGTGGGCATCGCGCTCCACGGGCCGAAGAACGCCGTCGACAAGGTGGTCAAGGGCGCCCGGATGCACCCGTGA
- a CDS encoding helix-turn-helix domain-containing protein yields MEFDDVLTGIGPRLRALRQQRGDTLAQLSAATGISVSTLSRLESGDRKPTLELLLPLAREHQVPLDELVDAPPTGDPRVHLKPRASHHGTTVVPLTRRPGGIQAFKMVYPPRTPPGEPELKSHEGYDWLYVLSGRMRVLLGEHDVVLGPGEVAEFDTRTPHSITNPFDEPAEVLGLFGPQGERLHVRARPKGDVSRA; encoded by the coding sequence ATGGAGTTCGACGACGTGCTCACCGGCATCGGACCGCGGCTGCGGGCGCTGCGGCAGCAGCGCGGCGACACGCTCGCCCAGCTCTCGGCGGCCACCGGCATCTCGGTGAGCACGCTGTCGCGGCTGGAGTCCGGCGACCGCAAGCCCACCCTGGAGCTGCTGCTGCCGCTGGCGCGCGAGCACCAGGTGCCGCTCGACGAGCTGGTGGACGCGCCCCCGACCGGGGACCCGCGGGTGCACCTGAAGCCGCGCGCCAGCCACCACGGCACCACCGTCGTCCCGCTGACCCGGCGGCCCGGGGGCATCCAGGCGTTCAAGATGGTCTACCCGCCGCGGACGCCGCCCGGTGAGCCCGAGCTGAAGTCGCACGAGGGCTACGACTGGCTCTACGTGCTGTCCGGCCGGATGCGCGTGCTGCTCGGCGAGCACGACGTCGTCCTCGGGCCGGGCGAGGTGGCCGAGTTCGACACCCGCACCCCGCACTCGATCACCAACCCGTTCGACGAGCCGGCCGAGGTGCTCGGCCTGTTCGGCCCCCAGGGCGAGCGCCTGCACGTCCGCGCCCGCCCCAAGGGCGACGTTTCGCGCGCTTAA
- a CDS encoding FAD-dependent oxidoreductase translates to MRSDEYDVVVVGGGAAGLSGALTLARAGRSVLVVDDGTPRNAPAGHVHNYLGREGTPPAELYAIGRGEVAGYGGEVVEGRVTGVRREHSGFVVVLADGEVRARRLLVTTGLVDELPDIPGVAEQRGSGVLHCPFCHGAEVRGRPIGILGTTPFAVHQALLWRQWSADVVLFRHEAPEPTEEERERLAARGIAVVDQPVAGLVTDGDRLTGVRLADGSVVDREAVVVSPRFTARAELLSALGLEAEVQVRDGVPFASAVPAGPTGATAVPGVWVAGNVTDPMAQVIVAAAAGLMAGAHITGDLGEEETRRAVEAARQANEVHDRAWWEDRYRTAQHLWSGRANDFLVTEAADLEPGRALDAGAGEGGDALWLAERGWQVTALDLSQVALDRGAQAAEERGLGERVRWRQTDLAEEAPEPGAYDLVTSAFLHPPADVREKVLRGLADAVAPGGTLLVVNHDPSDLALGIRHDARPEYFASAEELAAILDPAEWEIQVAEARPRVARHHEEHGHGGQVHHVADAVLRARRMSREVSRA, encoded by the coding sequence ATGCGGAGCGACGAGTACGACGTGGTGGTGGTCGGCGGCGGGGCTGCCGGCCTGAGCGGTGCGCTGACCCTGGCCCGGGCGGGCCGGTCGGTGCTGGTGGTGGACGACGGGACGCCGCGCAACGCGCCGGCCGGGCACGTGCACAACTACCTCGGCCGGGAGGGCACGCCGCCGGCCGAGCTCTACGCGATCGGGCGCGGCGAGGTGGCCGGCTACGGCGGCGAGGTGGTCGAGGGCCGGGTCACCGGGGTCCGCCGGGAGCACTCCGGTTTCGTCGTCGTCCTGGCCGACGGCGAGGTCCGGGCCCGGCGGCTGCTGGTCACCACCGGACTGGTCGACGAGCTGCCCGACATCCCCGGCGTCGCCGAGCAGAGGGGGAGCGGCGTGCTGCACTGCCCGTTCTGCCACGGCGCCGAGGTGCGCGGCCGGCCGATCGGGATCCTCGGCACCACCCCGTTCGCCGTCCACCAGGCCCTGCTGTGGCGGCAGTGGAGCGCCGACGTCGTCCTGTTCCGGCACGAGGCACCCGAGCCCACGGAGGAGGAGCGGGAGCGGCTCGCCGCCCGAGGGATCGCCGTCGTCGACCAGCCCGTCGCCGGGCTCGTGACCGACGGCGACCGGCTGACCGGCGTCCGGCTGGCCGACGGCAGCGTTGTGGACCGCGAGGCCGTCGTCGTCTCGCCGCGGTTCACCGCGCGCGCCGAGCTGCTGTCCGCGCTCGGGCTCGAGGCGGAGGTGCAGGTGCGCGACGGCGTCCCGTTCGCCAGCGCCGTCCCGGCCGGGCCGACCGGTGCCACCGCCGTCCCGGGCGTGTGGGTGGCCGGCAACGTGACCGACCCGATGGCGCAGGTGATCGTGGCGGCGGCGGCCGGCCTCATGGCGGGCGCGCACATCACCGGCGACCTCGGCGAGGAGGAGACCCGCCGCGCGGTCGAGGCCGCCCGGCAGGCGAACGAGGTGCACGACCGGGCCTGGTGGGAGGACCGCTACCGGACGGCGCAACACCTGTGGAGCGGCCGGGCCAACGACTTCCTGGTCACCGAGGCCGCCGATCTGGAGCCCGGGCGGGCGCTCGACGCGGGCGCCGGTGAGGGCGGCGACGCGCTGTGGCTGGCCGAGCGCGGCTGGCAGGTGACCGCGCTGGACCTCTCGCAGGTCGCGCTGGACCGCGGCGCGCAGGCGGCCGAGGAGCGCGGGCTGGGCGAGCGGGTGCGGTGGCGGCAGACCGACCTCGCCGAGGAGGCGCCGGAGCCGGGCGCCTACGACCTGGTCACCAGCGCCTTCCTGCACCCGCCGGCCGACGTCCGGGAGAAGGTGCTGCGCGGGCTGGCCGACGCCGTCGCCCCCGGGGGGACGCTGCTCGTGGTCAACCACGACCCGAGCGATCTCGCGCTCGGCATCCGGCACGACGCCCGCCCCGAGTACTTCGCCTCGGCCGAGGAGCTGGCCGCGATCCTCGACCCGGCCGAGTGGGAGATCCAGGTCGCCGAGGCCAGGCCGCGGGTGGCGCGGCACCACGAGGAGCACGGGCACGGCGGGCAGGTCCACCACGTCGCCGACGCGGTGCTGCGGGCCCGGCGGATGTCCCGCGAGGTTTCGCGCGCTTAA
- a CDS encoding uroporphyrinogen-III synthase — MTDALPDAEPEGPLPLAGYTVAVTAARRKEELGALLDRRGARVVHAPAIRIVPLADDSELVAATRAVLAAPVDLVVATTGVGFRGWLEAAEAWDLPLVEHLRAARVLARGPKARGAIRGGGLVDAWSPESESSAEVLEHLLSGAEGPLAGRRIAVQLHGDPLPDFVEGLRATGADVLTVPVYRWVLPEDVVPVQRLVAAVIGGGIDAVTFTSAPAAASLLQVAGDLGRRDEFVAALRGRVRAIAVGSVTAGPLQAAGIPTWQPERARLGALAREVVTRLPERDPVLDVAGHTLQVRGYAAVVDGRLVEPAPGSLAVLRALTERPGAVVSRPDLTAVLPGGGDVHAVEMAVTRLRAAIGAPLVQTVVKRGYRLAV, encoded by the coding sequence GTGACCGACGCCCTCCCGGACGCCGAGCCCGAGGGCCCGCTCCCGCTGGCCGGCTACACGGTCGCGGTGACCGCGGCCCGGCGCAAGGAGGAGCTGGGCGCGCTGCTGGACCGCCGCGGCGCCCGCGTCGTGCACGCGCCGGCCATCCGGATCGTGCCCCTGGCCGACGACTCCGAGCTGGTCGCGGCGACCCGCGCGGTGCTGGCGGCCCCCGTCGACCTGGTGGTGGCGACGACGGGCGTCGGGTTCCGCGGCTGGCTGGAGGCGGCCGAGGCTTGGGACCTGCCGCTGGTCGAGCACCTCCGCGCGGCGCGGGTGCTGGCCCGCGGACCCAAGGCGCGCGGCGCGATCCGCGGTGGCGGCCTGGTCGACGCGTGGTCGCCGGAGTCGGAGTCGTCGGCCGAGGTGCTCGAGCACCTGCTCTCCGGGGCGGAGGGCCCGCTGGCCGGACGGAGGATCGCCGTCCAGCTGCACGGCGACCCGCTGCCCGACTTCGTCGAGGGACTGCGCGCCACCGGCGCCGACGTGCTGACCGTTCCGGTCTACCGCTGGGTGCTGCCGGAGGACGTCGTCCCGGTGCAGCGGCTGGTCGCCGCGGTGATCGGCGGCGGGATCGACGCGGTGACGTTCACCAGCGCCCCGGCCGCGGCCTCGCTGCTGCAGGTGGCCGGGGACCTCGGTCGGCGCGACGAGTTCGTGGCCGCGCTGCGCGGGCGGGTGCGGGCGATCGCCGTCGGATCGGTGACCGCCGGCCCGCTGCAGGCCGCCGGGATCCCGACGTGGCAGCCGGAGCGGGCGCGGCTCGGAGCGTTGGCCCGGGAGGTGGTCACCCGGCTGCCCGAGCGCGACCCGGTGCTCGACGTCGCCGGGCACACGCTGCAGGTGCGCGGGTACGCGGCCGTGGTCGACGGCCGGCTTGTCGAGCCCGCACCCGGGTCGCTGGCCGTGCTGCGCGCGCTGACCGAGCGTCCCGGTGCCGTCGTCTCCCGGCCGGACCTGACCGCGGTGCTGCCCGGTGGCGGTGACGTGCACGCGGTCGAGATGGCGGTCACCCGGCTGCGCGCGGCCATCGGTGCGCCGCTGGTGCAGACGGTCGTGAAGCGGGGTTACCGGCTGGCCGTCTGA
- a CDS encoding helix-turn-helix transcriptional regulator: protein MVDEVVTAWRPDVPGLTEVLHARFTDHVYPAHTHEAWTLLLVDDGAVSYDLDRHAHGATGAEVTLLPPGVPHDGRSQFPGGFRKRVLYLEPATLGEDRVGRAVDRPAFGDVVLRERISALHGALHGDRLEAQSRLALVVERLGQHLDRDVRPAPDVRDDAVADRLRDLLDAHVVEGLSLDDAAALLGRHPTHLVRAFARRFGIPPHRYLTGRRIDRARRLLLEGLPAAEVAVAVGFTDQSHLTRHFRRMLATTPGAYARSA, encoded by the coding sequence GTGGTCGACGAGGTCGTCACGGCGTGGCGCCCGGACGTGCCCGGGCTGACCGAGGTGCTGCACGCCCGGTTCACCGACCACGTCTACCCGGCGCACACCCACGAGGCGTGGACGCTGCTGCTCGTCGACGACGGCGCGGTCAGCTACGACCTCGACCGGCACGCGCACGGCGCCACCGGGGCCGAGGTGACGCTGCTGCCGCCGGGGGTGCCGCACGACGGCCGCTCGCAGTTCCCCGGCGGCTTCCGCAAGCGGGTGCTCTACCTCGAGCCGGCCACGCTGGGGGAGGATCGGGTCGGCCGGGCCGTCGACCGGCCCGCGTTCGGCGACGTCGTCCTGCGCGAGCGGATCTCGGCGCTGCACGGGGCGCTGCACGGTGACCGCCTCGAGGCGCAGAGCCGGCTGGCGCTGGTCGTCGAGCGGCTCGGCCAGCACCTCGACCGCGACGTCCGGCCGGCGCCCGACGTCCGGGACGACGCCGTCGCCGACCGGCTGCGCGACCTCCTCGATGCGCACGTCGTCGAGGGGCTGTCCCTGGACGACGCCGCGGCCCTGCTCGGCCGGCACCCGACCCACCTGGTCCGCGCCTTCGCCCGGCGGTTCGGCATCCCGCCGCACCGCTACCTCACCGGCCGGCGGATCGACCGGGCCAGGCGGCTGCTGCTCGAGGGGTTGCCCGCCGCCGAGGTGGCGGTCGCGGTCGGGTTCACCGACCAGTCCCACCTGACCCGGCACTTCCGCCGGATGCTCGCGACGACGCCCGGCGCCTACGCCCGCTCGGCCTAG
- a CDS encoding DinB family protein, giving the protein MSDRAVLPVLLRGWDDAWGRLDARLAGLTDAEYLWEPVPSSWTVRPGEGGWTADRADPDPDPAPVTTIAWRIWHLGSDCLASYLSRSPAGRPLAVTGAQWHGDAATALVDLRTAAGAFRDATVALGEDGLWQPLGPTWGPYAEDTWADLVVHAFDELAHHGAEIALLRDLFRAQTASR; this is encoded by the coding sequence ATGAGCGACCGAGCGGTGCTGCCCGTGCTCCTCCGTGGCTGGGACGACGCGTGGGGGCGCCTCGACGCCCGGCTCGCCGGCCTGACCGACGCCGAGTACCTGTGGGAGCCGGTCCCGTCGTCCTGGACGGTCCGGCCCGGCGAGGGCGGGTGGACGGCCGACCGGGCCGATCCCGATCCGGACCCCGCGCCGGTGACCACCATCGCGTGGCGGATCTGGCACCTCGGCAGCGACTGCCTGGCCTCCTACCTCAGCCGGTCGCCGGCGGGGCGCCCGCTCGCGGTCACCGGCGCGCAGTGGCACGGTGACGCCGCCACGGCACTGGTCGACCTGCGCACGGCGGCGGGAGCTTTCCGCGACGCCACGGTCGCCCTCGGCGAGGACGGGCTCTGGCAGCCGCTCGGCCCGACCTGGGGCCCGTACGCCGAGGACACCTGGGCCGACCTCGTCGTCCACGCCTTCGACGAACTGGCCCACCACGGCGCGGAGATCGCGCTGCTCCGCGACCTGTTCCGCGCTCAGACGGCCAGCCGGTAA
- a CDS encoding MFS transporter: MAAPTRTSPSADVLAAPSRSHWIDDWRPEDPAFWERAGQRVARRNLFFSVFSEHIGFSIWSLWSVLVLFLPEDVYGIDPAGKFLLTTLPTALGAALRLPYTFAVAKFGGRNWTIVSAALLLVPTVATAIVLEPGVDYGTLLLVSCLAGVGGGNFASSMANINAFYPDRLKGWALGLNAGGGNLGVPVIQLVGLLVLATAGVGHPRLILWIYLPLIVVAAVGAALLMDNLATARNQPRAMRAATREPHTWVMSLLYIGTFGSFIGFGFAFGQVLQNQFAAEFATPLAAASLTWLGPLLGSLIRPLGGSLADRFGGARITFWNFLAMAAGAAVVFWASQIGSLALFVFGFVLLFVLSGLGNGSTYKMIPAIFRSQALRQVAEGGDAAAAEKRALRMSGALIGIAGAVGAFGGVLVNLAFRQSFLTTGSGDAAYLAFIAFYAVCVVVTWAVYLRPGAAHRV; this comes from the coding sequence ATGGCCGCTCCGACCCGCACGTCGCCGTCCGCCGATGTCCTCGCCGCGCCGTCCCGATCGCACTGGATCGACGACTGGCGCCCCGAGGACCCCGCCTTCTGGGAACGCGCCGGCCAGCGCGTCGCCCGCCGCAACCTGTTCTTCTCGGTCTTCTCCGAGCACATCGGTTTCTCGATCTGGAGCCTGTGGTCGGTGCTGGTGCTCTTCCTGCCCGAGGACGTCTACGGCATCGACCCGGCGGGCAAGTTCCTGCTGACGACGCTGCCGACGGCGCTCGGGGCGGCCCTCCGGCTGCCCTACACCTTCGCCGTGGCGAAGTTCGGCGGCCGCAACTGGACGATCGTCAGCGCCGCGCTGCTGCTCGTGCCCACCGTGGCCACCGCGATCGTGCTGGAGCCCGGCGTCGACTACGGCACCCTGCTGCTCGTCTCCTGCCTGGCCGGGGTCGGCGGCGGCAACTTCGCCAGCTCGATGGCCAACATCAACGCCTTCTACCCGGACCGGCTCAAGGGCTGGGCGCTCGGCCTCAACGCCGGCGGCGGCAACCTCGGCGTCCCGGTGATCCAGCTGGTCGGCCTGCTCGTGCTGGCCACCGCCGGCGTCGGGCACCCGCGGCTGATCCTGTGGATCTACCTGCCGCTGATCGTCGTCGCCGCCGTCGGCGCGGCGCTGCTGATGGACAACCTCGCGACGGCGCGCAACCAGCCCCGGGCGATGCGCGCGGCCACCCGTGAGCCGCACACCTGGGTCATGTCGCTGCTCTACATCGGCACCTTCGGCTCGTTCATCGGCTTCGGCTTCGCCTTCGGCCAGGTGCTGCAGAACCAGTTCGCCGCCGAGTTCGCCACCCCGCTGGCCGCGGCGTCGCTGACCTGGCTCGGCCCGCTGCTCGGCTCGCTGATCCGCCCGCTCGGCGGCTCGCTGGCCGACCGCTTCGGCGGCGCGCGCATCACGTTCTGGAACTTCCTGGCGATGGCGGCCGGCGCGGCGGTGGTGTTCTGGGCGTCGCAGATCGGCTCGCTGGCGCTGTTCGTCTTCGGCTTCGTGCTGCTGTTCGTGCTCAGCGGCCTCGGCAACGGCTCGACCTACAAGATGATCCCCGCGATCTTCCGCTCCCAGGCGCTGCGGCAGGTGGCCGAGGGTGGGGACGCCGCCGCCGCGGAGAAGCGGGCGCTGCGGATGTCGGGCGCGCTCATCGGCATCGCCGGGGCGGTCGGCGCCTTCGGCGGGGTGCTGGTCAACCTCGCGTTCCGGCAGTCGTTCCTGACGACGGGCAGCGGGGACGCCGCGTACCTCGCGTTCATCGCCTTCTACGCCGTCTGCGTCGTCGTCACCTGGGCCGTGTACCTGCGGCCGGGAGCCGCGCACCGCGTGTAG
- the nirB gene encoding nitrite reductase large subunit NirB, with the protein MTAILGGRAHGLTSLRLDDDLDDRDRLVVVGNGMAGARFVEEVLERGGGDSFRITVFGDEPHGNYNRIMLSPVLAGETAEDEIVLNSHEWYSDNDVELRAGVRVQRIDTAAKQVHADDGTVTPYDHLVLATGSYSFIPPVKGVHREDGSLLPGVFGFRTIEDTRAMIEAARTHRRAVVVGGGLLGLEAARALQTYGMAVDLVDAAPHLMSAQCDADAGAIIRAGVEALGITVHLSTLTGEVLGSDRVRGVVLSDGRELEADVLVLAAGIRPHTDVAVRSGLEVERAIVVDDQLRTDDPDVYAIGECAQHRGTVYGLVAPAWEHAKVLADVLTGADPTAEYHGSRLATKLKVAGVDVATMGVKAPERPDDEVLVISKPRRGVHCSVVIRDDRLVGATIVGDTRKVAYLTQAFDRGSPLPEERIRLLVDLSDGAADVGVAELPMDSQVCNCNGVSKGAICGAVADGCSSVGEVMDRTRAGKGCGSCKSLVKQIVEWAADGDVTEDVSASWYVPGVPLAKPALMAAIRARSLRSVSAVFAALAPDGAEDAKSKMGLTSLLRMMWGEEFVDERDGRFINDRVHANIQRDGTFSVVPQIKGGVTTPAQLRTIADVAEKYEVPMVKITGGQRIDLLGVRKEDLPAMWADLGMPSGHAYGKSFRTVKTCVGSDFCRFGLGDSTQLGIELEERFKGIEAPGKLKLGVVGCPRNCAEAYVKDVGVVAVGNGRWEVYVGGAAGATVRKGDLLATVSSPAEVLQLVGRFIQYYREHANWLERTYDFVPRVGLDRLTAVLLEDAEGIVAELDAAMQRSVDAYTDPWGADGAVPATPGQFRTSLPLIDLPKVPVR; encoded by the coding sequence ATGACGGCGATCCTCGGCGGCCGGGCGCACGGCCTCACCTCGCTGCGGCTGGACGACGACCTGGACGACCGGGACCGGCTGGTCGTCGTCGGCAACGGCATGGCCGGCGCCCGGTTCGTGGAGGAGGTGCTCGAGCGCGGCGGCGGGGACTCGTTCCGGATCACCGTCTTCGGCGACGAGCCGCACGGCAACTACAACCGGATCATGCTCAGCCCGGTGCTGGCCGGGGAGACCGCCGAGGACGAGATCGTCCTCAACTCCCACGAGTGGTACTCCGACAACGACGTGGAGCTGCGCGCCGGCGTCCGGGTGCAGCGGATCGACACCGCGGCCAAGCAGGTGCACGCCGACGACGGCACCGTCACCCCCTACGACCACCTCGTGCTGGCCACCGGCAGTTACTCGTTCATCCCACCGGTGAAGGGCGTGCACCGCGAGGACGGCAGCCTGCTGCCCGGCGTCTTCGGCTTCCGCACCATCGAGGACACCCGGGCGATGATCGAGGCCGCCCGGACCCACCGGCGGGCCGTCGTCGTCGGCGGTGGGCTGCTGGGGCTGGAGGCGGCCCGCGCGCTGCAGACCTACGGCATGGCGGTGGACCTGGTGGACGCCGCGCCGCACCTGATGAGCGCTCAGTGCGATGCCGACGCCGGCGCGATCATCCGGGCCGGGGTCGAGGCGCTCGGCATCACCGTGCACCTGTCCACGCTCACCGGCGAGGTGCTCGGGTCGGACCGGGTGCGCGGCGTCGTCCTCTCCGACGGCCGGGAGCTCGAGGCGGACGTGCTGGTGCTCGCCGCCGGCATCCGGCCGCACACCGACGTCGCCGTCCGCTCCGGACTGGAGGTGGAGCGGGCGATCGTCGTCGACGACCAGCTGCGCACCGACGACCCCGACGTGTACGCCATCGGCGAGTGCGCCCAGCACCGCGGCACGGTCTACGGTCTGGTCGCCCCGGCGTGGGAGCACGCGAAGGTGCTGGCCGACGTGCTCACCGGCGCCGACCCCACCGCCGAGTACCACGGCAGCCGGCTGGCGACGAAGCTCAAGGTCGCCGGCGTCGACGTCGCGACCATGGGGGTCAAGGCGCCCGAGCGCCCGGACGACGAGGTGCTCGTGATCTCCAAGCCCAGGCGCGGCGTGCACTGCTCGGTGGTGATCCGGGACGACCGGCTGGTCGGCGCGACGATCGTCGGCGACACCCGCAAGGTCGCCTACCTGACGCAGGCCTTCGACCGCGGCTCGCCGTTGCCGGAGGAGCGGATCCGGCTGCTGGTCGACCTCTCCGACGGCGCGGCGGACGTCGGCGTCGCCGAGCTGCCGATGGACTCGCAGGTCTGCAACTGCAACGGCGTCTCTAAGGGCGCGATCTGCGGCGCGGTGGCCGACGGGTGCAGCAGCGTCGGCGAGGTCATGGACCGCACCCGCGCGGGCAAGGGCTGCGGCTCGTGCAAGTCGCTGGTCAAGCAGATCGTGGAGTGGGCCGCGGACGGCGACGTGACCGAGGACGTCTCGGCGTCCTGGTACGTGCCGGGGGTGCCGCTGGCGAAGCCGGCCCTGATGGCGGCGATCCGCGCCCGGTCGTTGAGGTCCGTCTCCGCCGTCTTCGCCGCGCTCGCCCCGGACGGCGCGGAGGACGCGAAGTCGAAGATGGGGCTGACCTCCCTGCTGCGGATGATGTGGGGCGAGGAGTTCGTCGACGAGCGCGACGGCCGGTTCATCAACGACCGGGTGCACGCCAACATCCAGCGCGACGGCACCTTCTCCGTCGTCCCGCAGATCAAGGGCGGGGTGACCACGCCGGCCCAGCTGCGCACGATCGCCGACGTCGCCGAGAAGTACGAGGTGCCGATGGTGAAGATCACCGGTGGCCAGCGGATCGACCTGCTCGGCGTCCGCAAGGAGGACCTGCCCGCGATGTGGGCCGACCTCGGCATGCCGTCGGGCCACGCCTACGGGAAGTCGTTCCGGACGGTGAAAACCTGCGTCGGGTCGGACTTCTGCCGGTTCGGGCTCGGCGACTCCACCCAGCTGGGCATCGAGCTGGAGGAGCGGTTCAAGGGCATCGAGGCGCCGGGAAAGCTCAAGCTCGGCGTCGTCGGCTGCCCGCGCAACTGCGCCGAGGCCTACGTCAAGGACGTCGGCGTGGTCGCGGTCGGCAACGGCCGGTGGGAGGTCTACGTCGGCGGTGCGGCCGGGGCGACGGTGCGCAAGGGCGACCTGCTGGCGACCGTCTCCTCACCGGCCGAGGTGCTGCAGCTCGTCGGCCGGTTCATCCAGTACTACCGCGAGCACGCGAACTGGCTGGAGCGCACGTACGACTTCGTGCCCCGGGTGGGGCTCGACCGGCTGACGGCGGTGCTGCTCGAGGACGCCGAGGGGATCGTGGCCGAGCTCGACGCGGCGATGCAGCGCTCGGTCGACGCCTACACCGACCCGTGGGGCGCCGACGGCGCCGTCCCGGCCACGCCCGGGCAGTTCCGCACCTCCCTGCCCCTGATCGACCTGCCGAAGGTGCCCGTCCGATGA